A portion of the Lolium rigidum isolate FL_2022 chromosome 1, APGP_CSIRO_Lrig_0.1, whole genome shotgun sequence genome contains these proteins:
- the LOC124674873 gene encoding E2F transcription factor-like E2FE, whose protein sequence is MDEAAAAAAPEAPPVAAPQPPPYQPLRLLLEGAGGSAGAAAKACRHHAYSRKQKSLGLLCSNFVALYDRDDVDTVGLDDAARRLGVERRRIYDIVNVLESVGILVRRAKNRYTWIGFEGVPAALKELKEKALGEMSGLVSPLLEEPSAANVSDDEDEDDRLGDADGDADSEKLSQSQSMELSQSQSMELSQSQSMETPSDKPDTPRCQLRSDHRKEKSLGLLTQNFVKLFLTMELETISLDEAARLLLGERHAESNMRTKVRRLYDIANVLSSLNLIEKTHQVDSRKPAFRWLGQAKRKEGNNVTVALQPASKVVSSKRAFGTDITNIDNKRGKFVSETENKGKLMQGDGSMLKTFESQLRQGKSSGFVYGPFHPAGARKHEIDDRTREKESKNIQDWESLATSFRPQYQNQALNDLFGHYVEAWKSWYLDVNRESTS, encoded by the exons ATGgatgaagccgccgccgccgccgcccctgaggCTCCTCCTGTGGCCGCCCCACAGCCTCCGCCTTACCAGCCCCTGCGGCTGCTGCTGGAAGGTGCCGGAGGCAGCGCGGGTGCCGCCGCCAAGGCCTGCCGGCACCACGCCTACAGCCGCAAGCAGAAATCCCTCGGCCTCCTCTGCTCCAA CTTCGTGGCGCTGTACGACCGGGACGACGTGGACACGGTGGGGCTGGACGACGCCGCCAGGAGGCTTGGCGTCGAAAGGCGCCGGAtctacgacatcgtcaatgtgctAGAGAGCGTTGGG ATTCTTGTGAGGAGGGCCAAGAATCGATACACATGGATTGGCTTCGAGGGGGTCCCTGCCGCACTCAAGGAACTAAAG GAGAAGGCATTGGGGGAGATGTCCGGCTTGGTGTCACCATTACTGGAGGAACCGTCTGCTGCTAAT GTGTCGGATGATGAAGACGAGGATGATAGATTGGGTGATGCTGATGGGGATGCTGACAGTGAGAAGCTTAGCCAATCACAGTCAATGGAGCTTAGCCAGTCACAGTCAATGGAGCTTAGCCAGTCGCAGTCAATGGAAACTCCTTCTGATAAGCCTGACACACCCCGCTGCCAGCTTAGATCTG ATCATAGGAAGGAGAAGTCGCTTGGCCTGCTCACTCAGAATTTTGTGAAGCTCTTCCTCACTATGGAG CTTGAGACCATCTCACTTGATGAGGCTGCAAGGCTGCtccttggagagagacacgctgagAGCAATATGAGAA CCAAAGTCCGGCGACTGTATGACATTGCCAATGTGCTATCttctttgaacctaattgagaag ACACATCAAGTGGACTCAAGAAAACCTGCATTCCGGTGGCTTGGCCAGGCAAAGAGAAAGGAAGGAAACAATGTCACAGTTGCTTTACAGCCAGCTAGTAAGGTAGTGTCTAGCAAGAGGGCATTTGGTACTGATATCACAAACATCGACAACAAGAGGGGCAAATTCGTCTCGGAAACAGAGAACAAAGGCAAGCTCATGCAGGGTGATGGTAGCATGCTGAAAACTTTTGAGAGTCAGCTCAGGCAAGGAAAGAGTAGCGGTTTTGTTTATGGGCCCTTCCACCCTGCTGGTGCAAGGAAACATGAAATTGATGACCGCACAAGGGAGAAGGAGAGCAAGAACATTCAAGATTGGGAGAGCCTTGCGACTTCATTTCGTCCGCAGTACCAAAATCAAG CACTGAATGATCTTTTTGGTCACTATGTTGAAGCATGGAAATCATGGTACTTGGATGTTAACCGGGAATCGACCTCGTGA
- the LOC124685465 gene encoding uncharacterized protein LOC124685465 has product MAASKWVRPEVYPLFAATGVAVGICFFSLFRNITGNPEVRVSKVGRAAGVLENHEEGRRYAEHGLRAFVQNKTPEIMPGINKFFTDPK; this is encoded by the exons ATGGCCGCCAGCAAGTGGGTCCGGCCCGAG GTGTACCCGCTGTTCGCGGCGACGGGCGTGGCCGTCGGAATCTGCTTCTTCAGCCTCTTCCGCAACATCACCGGCAACCCCGAAGTGAG GGTCAGCAAGGTTGGGAGGGCAGCTGGAGTGCTGGAGAACCACGAGGAGGGGAGGCGCTATGCCGAGCACGGTCTCAGGGCCTTTGTGCAGAACAAGACCCCCGAGATCATGCCGGGAATCAACAAGTTCTTCACCGACCCGAAATGA